One window of the Salvia splendens isolate huo1 unplaced genomic scaffold, SspV2 ctg1179, whole genome shotgun sequence genome contains the following:
- the LOC121788964 gene encoding BTB/POZ domain-containing protein NPY2-like translates to MKFMKLGSKPDTFQTDGNCVRYVATDLATDVIVHVGDVKFYLHKFPLLSKCARLQKLVSSGNEGNGDEVKIDDLPGGPSAFEVCAKFCYGMTVTLNAYNVVTSRCAAEYLEMHETVEKGNLVYKVDVFLNSVIFRSWKDSIIVVQNTKSSSPLPEEVKIISQCIDAIASKASVHVSKVDWSYTYNRKKIAEENGNDPSWNGLRNRTVPNDWWVEDLCELDIDLFKRIIMTIKNKQAVSSEVIGEALKAYAYSKLPGSGKNVIQQNDLVKYRNILDTIVWLLPAEKGSVSCSFLLKLLKASISADSGETVKMELAKRIGRRLEEASVSDLLIQACDGEETMYDVHVIKKILEEFVTQDENSVAEMENGCEIQEMIRPGILSEASKLMVAKLVDGYLVEIAKDPNLPFATFTGIAEIVSSYPRPSHDALYRAIDTYLKVHPGISKSERKKLCRLMDCKKLSAEACMHAVQNEKLPLRVVVQVLFFEQVRASASSGSSTPDLPKAIKDLNCGSYGSSRSQTTNTDEDWDAVASSEELRALRGELAALRLGNGAMQERSNGAVESKMISNSDRAAISKMKGLIMSKRIFSKIWSNKVENSGSDSSESLGSANHDEVKSTPTRKGRHSVS, encoded by the exons ATGAAGTTTATGAAGCTTGGATCCAAGCCTGATACGTTTCAGACTGATGGGAACTGCGTCAG ATATGTGGCTACTGACTTGGCTACGGACGTTATTGTTCATGTTGGTGATGTTAAGTTCTACCTTCACAAG TTTCCTCTCCTCTCTAAATGTGCACGGTTACAAAAGTTGGTTTCTTCGGGTAATGAAGGAAATGGAGATGAGGTCAAGATCGATGACCTTCCAGGCGGCCCAAGCGCCTTTGAAGTTTGTGCCAAATTCTGTTACGGGATGACAGTAACCCTAAATGCTTATAATGTTGTCACAAGCCGTTGTGCTGCTGAGTATCTCGAGATGCATGAGACGGTAGAGAAAGGTAACCTCGTCTACAAGGTCGATGTTTTCCTCAACTCTGTGATTTTCAGGAGTTGGAAGGACTCCATCATTGTTGTTCAGAACACAAAATCCTCTTCGCCATTGCCCGAGGAAGTTAAGATAATCAGCCAGTGCATCGATGCTATCGCTTCCAAGGCGTCGGTTCATGTCTCTAAGGTGGATTGGTCCTACACATACAACCGGAAGAAGATTGCTGAGGAAAACGGGAATGACCCCAGCTGGAACGGCCTCAGAAACCGAACAGTTCCAAACGACTGGTGGGTCGAGGACTTGTGCGAGCTCGACATAGATTTGTTCAAGCGTATCATCATGACTATTAAGAACAAACAAGCGGTATCTAGTGAGGTGATCGGAGAGGCTTTAAAAGCATATGCTTACAGTAAACTTCCCGGCTCCGGCAAGAATGTCATCCAACAGAATGATCTGGTTAAGTATCGCAACATCTTGGACACCATTGTGTGGCTGTTGCCCGCGGAGAAGGGAAGCGTCTCATGCAGTTTCTTGCTCAAGCTGTTGAAAGCGTCCATCTCCGCTGATTCGGGAGAAACGGTGAAGATGGAGCTGGCAAAAAGGATAGGGCGTCGGTTGGAGGAGGCTTCCGTCAGCGATCTGTTGATCCAAGCTTGTGATGGAGAAGAGACAATGTACGACGTTCATGTGATCAAAAAAATACTTGAGGAATTCGTCACGCAAGACGAGAACTCAGTGGCTGAGATGGAAAATGGTTGCGAGATTCAAGAGATGATAAGGCCTGGGATTCTCTCCGAAGCCTCGAAGCTGATGGTAGCAAAGCTCGTCGATGGCTACCTTGTCGAGATTGCAAAGGACCCTAATCTACCATTTGCTACCTTCACCGGGATTGCAGAGATCGTCTCGAGCTATCCACGACCATCTCACGATGCTCTGTATCGTGCCATTGATACATATCTCAAG GTGCACCCCGGGATCAGTAAGAGTGAGCGGAAGAAGTTATGCCGGTTGATGGACTGCAAGAAGCTGTCCGCAGAGGCGTGCATGCACGCTGTGCAGAATGAGAAGCTCCCTCTACGCGTGGTGGTGCAGGTGCTCTTCTTCGAGCAAGTACGGGCTTCTGCTTCCTCCGGGAGCAGCACCCCGGACCTTCCCAAAGCCATCAAGGACCTCAACTGCGGCTCCTACGGCAGCTCAAGGTCGCAGACTACTAACACTGACGAGGACTGGGACGCTGTTGCTTCGTCGGAGGAGCTTAGAGCGCTGAGAGGCGAGCTGGCTGCGCTGAGGTTGGGCAACGGAGCGATGCAGGAGAGGAGCAATGGCGCCGTGGAGAGCAAGATGATCAGCAATTCAGACAGGGCTGCCATTAGTAAGATGAAGGGCCTGATCATGTCGAAGAGGATCTTCTCGAAGATTTGGTCGAACAAGGTGGAGAACAGTGGGTCGGATTCATCGGAGAGTCTTGGATCGGCCAACCACGACGAGGTGAAGTCGACGCCGACGAGGAAAGGGAGGCATTCTGTTTCTTAG